The Vibrio ishigakensis genome has a window encoding:
- a CDS encoding zinc-binding dehydrogenase: MKALTYRASDDQFIVKDLPMPKLETGWDVIVKVDAVALNPVDAKVHLWKGMVENMDDSFVGGLDVAGEIVEVGDKVIEWAVGDRVLYHGNMRRTQGGFAEYSVHDSRTLIEHPDVDSVVAAATPCAGWTAWNALVDKLDIENRDSIFIAGGSGGVGSFAIQLARHYKVPTIITTCSEKNHTFVAELGATHCIDYRNQDVEQIVDEITQGRGVDVALDCVGGDNDILCTKVLGYQGHMVELVQNVRPEAYDDIFLRGLSFHQLSLGSGHVNHRKGRNSIVSAGNAFNLLLEKGEVVVPQLEVITLDQAGETLTKIREQRTVGKVVISFN, translated from the coding sequence ATGAAAGCGTTAACCTATCGTGCGAGCGATGACCAATTTATTGTTAAAGACCTTCCAATGCCAAAACTCGAAACGGGTTGGGACGTAATCGTGAAAGTGGATGCTGTCGCCTTGAATCCTGTAGATGCGAAAGTGCACCTATGGAAAGGCATGGTTGAGAACATGGATGATAGCTTTGTCGGTGGATTGGACGTTGCTGGCGAGATTGTCGAAGTGGGTGACAAGGTTATCGAGTGGGCTGTAGGTGATAGGGTCCTTTATCATGGCAACATGCGCCGCACGCAAGGGGGCTTTGCTGAATACTCAGTGCATGATTCTCGCACACTCATCGAGCATCCAGACGTAGATTCGGTCGTTGCGGCTGCTACGCCATGTGCGGGTTGGACTGCTTGGAATGCTCTGGTGGATAAGCTGGATATCGAAAACCGTGACTCTATCTTTATCGCTGGTGGCTCGGGTGGTGTAGGTAGTTTTGCTATTCAACTAGCAAGGCATTACAAGGTGCCGACCATCATCACTACTTGCTCTGAGAAGAATCACACCTTTGTGGCGGAGCTCGGTGCAACTCACTGTATTGACTACAGAAACCAAGACGTTGAGCAGATAGTAGATGAGATCACCCAAGGTCGTGGTGTCGACGTTGCCCTAGATTGTGTGGGCGGAGACAACGACATTCTTTGTACTAAGGTGCTTGGCTATCAAGGTCACATGGTAGAGCTGGTACAAAACGTAAGGCCAGAGGCGTATGACGATATCTTCTTGCGCGGTCTGAGTTTCCATCAGCTAAGCCTAGGTTCAGGTCATGTGAATCATCGCAAGGGCCGCAACTCTATCGTGAGTGCAGGTAATGCCTTTAATCTGCTTTTAGAAAAAGGAGAGGTAGTGGTGCCGCAACTTGAGGTGATAACCCTAGACCAAGCTGGTGAAACCTTAACGAAGATCCGTGAGCAGCGCACCGTAGGTAAAGTCGTTATTTCTTTCAACTAA
- a CDS encoding glycoside hydrolase family 2 protein — translation MSFISLDGIWQLTSPQHPDIKAPISIPGDNHYALLQAGLIPDPYAATNEKEVQWVSQSDWMIQSSFELDEQDLDCKSLELTLSRVDTLAEIWINEHHVLSCSNMFCQYKVDIKPYLKLGSNQIEVRFSRADLEAQRRADKQPFFIPWAVGNNQVPYMNLLRKTQCHSGWDWGINLVVCGIYDSIKIERIQVARLGQVSTNQVWDESGSVALEIEVEFECSEQTDLLVSFAGVEQCLSLVGSDRAKVNFEVKEPELWWPAGYGEQPLYTLEVSLGDKHLQRKIGLRKLELNTSADEIGSAMEFRTNGFPISAKGANWIPMDAMPSLESEQRYRGLLQSAVDANMNMLRVWGGGQYESDVFYELCDEFGLLVWQDMMFACALYPSTPEFIDDVEQELVYQIRRLKEHTCIALWCGDNEVIGALTWYDESKANRDRYVVNYDRLSRVLSSVVEREDPSRVFWPSSPCNGDLDYGDAWHDDNKGDMHFWDVWHSNASFDAYLNIKPRFCSEFGFQSWPSFAEVKRFFPEQDWNITSPTFESHQKNGRGNSIITEMFTRYFRFPKSFEQMLYLSQVQQAIAIKTGCEYWRAMSPICRGLLYWQLNDNWPVSSWSSIEYSGRWKQLHYHAKRFFSPTYAAFVEDGDRLQVKVINESRESGSVQCVVKHINWQGDELERWALEPSLGADDNQTVLELNKPDNGGFLYVELKAFGKQVENTWFTSSQFKSLPMPKAHLEWKVEGNRILLQTDKPAFFVHLECDGSGRFSDSSFTLIGDREVVYSGDSEDLKSLRVYHLTNSY, via the coding sequence ATGTCTTTCATCAGCTTAGATGGCATCTGGCAACTCACGTCTCCTCAGCATCCCGATATTAAGGCTCCTATCTCCATTCCTGGAGATAACCACTATGCTTTGCTTCAAGCCGGACTGATCCCCGACCCTTATGCTGCGACTAATGAAAAAGAGGTACAGTGGGTTTCGCAAAGTGACTGGATGATCCAATCGAGCTTTGAGTTAGACGAACAGGACCTTGATTGCAAGTCACTGGAACTGACCTTGAGCCGAGTGGATACCTTGGCCGAGATATGGATAAACGAACATCATGTGCTCAGCTGCAGCAATATGTTTTGTCAGTATAAAGTGGATATCAAACCCTATCTAAAGCTTGGTAGCAATCAAATAGAAGTAAGGTTTTCCCGCGCCGATTTAGAGGCGCAGAGGCGCGCGGACAAGCAGCCATTCTTCATTCCTTGGGCAGTGGGCAATAACCAAGTGCCGTATATGAATCTACTGCGCAAGACCCAATGCCACTCTGGGTGGGATTGGGGGATTAATCTCGTCGTTTGCGGTATCTACGACAGCATCAAGATTGAACGTATTCAAGTTGCGAGGCTAGGGCAGGTGTCTACAAACCAAGTCTGGGACGAGAGTGGTTCTGTAGCGCTGGAGATAGAAGTAGAGTTTGAATGCAGTGAACAAACCGACCTTTTAGTCAGCTTTGCTGGGGTCGAGCAGTGCTTATCTCTTGTTGGCTCAGACAGAGCTAAGGTCAACTTTGAGGTTAAAGAGCCTGAGCTGTGGTGGCCAGCGGGCTATGGTGAGCAGCCTTTATATACTCTTGAAGTTTCGCTCGGGGATAAACATTTACAGCGAAAAATAGGGCTAAGAAAGCTAGAGCTGAATACCTCGGCTGACGAGATTGGTTCTGCAATGGAGTTTCGTACTAATGGCTTTCCTATCTCGGCGAAAGGTGCCAACTGGATCCCTATGGATGCTATGCCATCCCTAGAGAGCGAGCAAAGGTATCGCGGGCTGTTACAAAGCGCCGTAGATGCCAACATGAACATGCTCCGCGTTTGGGGTGGGGGACAATACGAATCAGATGTCTTCTATGAGCTATGTGATGAGTTCGGGCTATTGGTATGGCAAGACATGATGTTTGCTTGTGCTCTTTATCCTTCGACGCCTGAGTTTATTGATGATGTTGAGCAGGAGCTTGTTTATCAGATCCGTCGTCTAAAAGAGCACACCTGTATCGCGCTTTGGTGCGGAGATAACGAGGTTATCGGAGCGCTGACTTGGTATGACGAGTCTAAAGCCAATCGAGACCGATATGTGGTGAACTACGATCGTCTAAGTCGCGTCTTATCCAGCGTGGTAGAGAGAGAAGACCCAAGTCGAGTATTTTGGCCAAGCTCGCCGTGTAATGGTGACTTGGATTACGGTGATGCATGGCATGACGACAATAAAGGCGACATGCATTTTTGGGATGTATGGCATTCTAACGCCTCTTTCGATGCCTACCTGAACATCAAGCCTAGATTCTGCTCTGAATTTGGCTTCCAGTCTTGGCCTTCGTTTGCTGAGGTGAAGCGTTTTTTTCCAGAGCAGGATTGGAACATCACCTCCCCAACCTTTGAATCCCATCAGAAGAACGGTCGAGGTAACAGCATCATTACCGAGATGTTTACCCGCTATTTTCGCTTTCCAAAGAGCTTTGAGCAGATGCTGTATTTGAGCCAAGTACAGCAGGCCATCGCCATAAAAACCGGATGTGAATATTGGCGTGCGATGAGCCCAATCTGTCGAGGGCTGCTGTATTGGCAATTAAACGACAACTGGCCGGTGAGTTCATGGTCGAGCATTGAGTACAGTGGTCGCTGGAAGCAACTTCACTACCATGCCAAGCGATTCTTTAGTCCAACCTATGCCGCATTTGTGGAAGATGGCGACCGGCTTCAGGTAAAGGTGATAAATGAAAGCAGAGAGTCAGGCTCGGTGCAGTGCGTAGTGAAACACATTAACTGGCAGGGAGATGAGCTTGAGCGCTGGGCGCTAGAGCCAAGTTTAGGTGCAGATGATAATCAAACCGTTCTTGAGCTAAACAAACCTGATAACGGTGGATTTCTTTACGTGGAGCTAAAAGCATTTGGTAAGCAGGTAGAGAACACTTGGTTCACGTCTAGTCAGTTCAAGTCTTTGCCAATGCCAAAAGCTCACCTTGAGTGGAAAGTTGAAGGCAACCGAATTTTGCTACAGACAGATAAGCCAGCTTTTTTCGTACACCTAGAGTGCGATGGAAGCGGACGTTTTAGCGATTCCAGTTTTACTCTGATTGGCGACAGGGAAGTGGTTTACAGCGGTGACAGTGAGGACCTGAAGAGTTTGCGGGTTTACCACCTAACCAACAGTTACTAA
- a CDS encoding isoamylase early set domain-containing protein: MLKKRFFKTKNEVEVTFEWPKGDEQSISLAGDFNDWQPVEMKYSKAKKAFNFKTRFPKDEEFQFRYLINGEVWENDPKADAYIPNDCGSDNSVVSTAV; the protein is encoded by the coding sequence GTGCTGAAAAAACGATTTTTCAAAACCAAGAATGAAGTTGAAGTAACTTTCGAATGGCCTAAGGGTGACGAACAGTCAATTTCCCTAGCTGGCGATTTCAACGACTGGCAGCCAGTTGAAATGAAATACAGCAAAGCCAAGAAAGCATTCAACTTCAAAACCCGTTTCCCTAAAGACGAGGAATTCCAATTCCGCTATCTAATTAATGGTGAAGTCTGGGAAAACGATCCAAAGGCAGACGCATACATTCCTAATGATTGCGGCAGCGACAACAGCGTAGTATCCACCGCAGTTTAG
- a CDS encoding ROK family protein: MLVGFDIGGTKIEVKVLTEQGEELLKFREPTPDNYSDFIALLQGMLIKVEANLSAFNKVGLGLPGAVCPKTGLIKNANTLFLNGKNVAKDLSDLTGKLVTSANDANCFALSEAVDGAGKGEAVVFGAILGTGCGGGVVINEQVLVGANAIGGEWGHNPLPSYNPEIDGDIGPCYCGRQHCIEQYISGTGFADQFNKKYSKSLNAREIIELYQQGDKEAAEAYQLLVDQMARSFAALTNIIDPHAIVLGGGLSNVESLYQDLPAVMKKYVFSKEPSINVLKAKFGDSSGVRGAAWLAR; encoded by the coding sequence ATGTTGGTCGGATTTGATATCGGTGGCACTAAAATTGAAGTAAAAGTGTTAACTGAACAGGGTGAGGAGTTATTAAAATTCCGCGAGCCGACACCGGATAATTATTCTGACTTCATTGCACTATTACAGGGCATGTTGATCAAGGTAGAGGCCAATCTTAGTGCATTTAATAAGGTTGGTTTGGGTTTGCCTGGCGCGGTATGTCCTAAGACAGGCTTAATTAAGAATGCGAATACGTTATTTTTAAATGGTAAGAATGTCGCTAAAGATCTGTCTGATTTGACGGGTAAATTGGTAACCAGTGCCAATGATGCTAATTGCTTTGCTTTGTCCGAAGCGGTTGATGGAGCAGGTAAGGGAGAAGCCGTCGTATTCGGCGCTATTCTAGGCACAGGGTGTGGCGGTGGTGTGGTTATCAACGAGCAAGTGTTGGTAGGCGCAAATGCCATTGGCGGAGAGTGGGGGCACAACCCTCTGCCTAGTTATAACCCAGAAATAGATGGTGATATCGGTCCATGCTATTGCGGCAGGCAGCACTGCATCGAGCAATATATCTCGGGTACTGGTTTCGCTGATCAGTTTAACAAAAAGTACTCTAAGTCATTGAACGCGAGAGAAATAATTGAGCTATATCAGCAGGGTGACAAAGAGGCAGCAGAGGCTTATCAGCTACTTGTAGATCAGATGGCTAGGAGCTTTGCTGCTCTAACCAACATTATTGACCCACACGCTATTGTGCTGGGTGGCGGCTTGTCTAATGTAGAAAGTCTGTATCAAGACCTGCCAGCAGTGATGAAGAAATACGTTTTCTCCAAAGAGCCAAGCATCAATGTGCTAAAGGCGAAATTTGGCGATAGCAGTGGCGTGAGAGGCGCGGCTTGGCTTGCGAGATAA
- a CDS encoding cation transporter produces the protein MNKDSFGICLSRAMLKENERTTFTHVRAYQADDSQVDLKVLLAIPQITGKDLLDTMQYSCNLVWRASYFCRAEYE, from the coding sequence ATGAACAAAGACTCATTCGGCATCTGCTTAAGTAGAGCGATGTTAAAAGAAAATGAGCGTACAACCTTTACCCATGTTCGAGCTTATCAAGCTGACGACTCACAGGTAGATTTAAAGGTGCTTCTTGCCATCCCTCAAATTACAGGGAAGGACTTACTCGATACTATGCAATATTCTTGTAACCTTGTTTGGCGAGCATCCTATTTCTGCAGAGCGGAATACGAGTAG
- a CDS encoding pirin family protein, which translates to MMNRRNIQKLKAQPTSDGDGVKIARIAGFDHPDFSPFLMIDELKSDDRKDYVGGFPPHPHRGIETLTYMLSGHFQHKDHMGNVGELRTGGAQWMAAGRGVIHSEMPIMENGQLHGFQIWINQPAKHKMSPARYKDFQPETITEVPIGKHGVVRVIAGEIALDGTSIQGPLLESSADISVADIRSSQPLYVKVSLKPNYQVLIYVYKGNLELAGTQFKAGEMALCRATDLETLRLDHETGLLLLSGAPINESIVHYGPFVMNSEQEIMQTIQDYNSGVFETY; encoded by the coding sequence ATGATGAACAGACGAAACATACAGAAATTAAAAGCCCAACCAACCTCAGACGGTGATGGCGTCAAAATTGCTAGAATTGCAGGATTCGATCATCCGGATTTTTCACCGTTTCTGATGATCGACGAGCTGAAATCTGATGATAGAAAAGACTATGTCGGAGGGTTTCCTCCGCACCCTCATAGAGGTATCGAAACCCTGACTTATATGCTCAGTGGTCACTTCCAACATAAAGACCATATGGGAAATGTTGGTGAACTGAGAACCGGTGGTGCTCAGTGGATGGCTGCAGGTCGCGGAGTGATACATTCCGAAATGCCAATCATGGAAAACGGACAATTGCATGGCTTCCAGATTTGGATAAATCAGCCTGCAAAACACAAGATGTCTCCAGCGCGATATAAAGACTTTCAACCTGAAACCATTACCGAGGTGCCTATCGGTAAGCATGGGGTAGTAAGAGTTATTGCTGGAGAAATCGCACTCGATGGCACTTCCATACAAGGTCCACTGCTTGAGTCCAGCGCCGATATTAGTGTTGCCGACATCCGCTCCTCTCAGCCACTATATGTGAAAGTCAGCCTAAAGCCCAATTATCAAGTGCTTATCTATGTTTACAAAGGAAATTTAGAACTCGCAGGTACACAATTTAAGGCAGGAGAGATGGCACTTTGTCGTGCAACCGATTTGGAAACCCTTAGATTAGACCATGAAACAGGACTGTTATTATTGTCTGGTGCCCCCATCAATGAGTCTATCGTCCACTATGGTCCGTTTGTCATGAATTCAGAACAAGAAATCATGCAAACAATTCAAGATTATAATTCTGGTGTTTTCGAAACTTATTAA